A stretch of the Papaver somniferum cultivar HN1 chromosome 6, ASM357369v1, whole genome shotgun sequence genome encodes the following:
- the LOC113286232 gene encoding very-long-chain 3-oxoacyl-CoA reductase-like, translating into MRNMASTPSNRGIAAVVGVGPKLGLSIARKFAREGYTIAILARDLGRLSRFAEEIAREEKAQVFAIRIDCSDSRSVREAFESVLSLGFVEVLVYTPNSNNLNLPINFTDIRIDSFQKSLAVSTVGALQCAQQVIPGMVNRRKGTIIFTGCSASLNGIAGLSELSCGKFALRALSQCMAKEFQPMGIHIAHVIINGVLPLPNRLSSTSISTWPSPSPSPSSSTQRSLTGAGGRGEQNLSHQQQVVGIIGGGGGRLINSDAVAQTCWHLHVQNPTAWTFEIDLH; encoded by the exons ATGAGGAATATGGCAAGTACACCGTCAAACAGAGGCATAGCAGCCGTGGTTGGTGTAGGACCAAAACTTGGACTCTCCATTGCAAGAAAATTTGCTCGTGAAGGTTACACCATAGCAATCTTAGCTAGAGATCTAGGGAGATTGTCgagatttgcagaagaaatagcTAGAGAAGAAAAAGCACAAGTTTTTGCTATACGTATAGATTGTTCCGACTCTAGAAGTGTTAGAGAAGCTTTTGAATCTGTGCTATCACTTGGATTTGTCGAAGTACTTGTTTACACTCCTAACTCTAATAACCTTAATCTTCCTATCAACTTCACTGATATCCGTATCGATTCCTTCCAGAAATCTCTTGCGGTCTCCACTGTTGGTGCTTTACAGTGTGCCCAACAAGTAATACCTGGAATGGTTAATAGAAGGAAAGGGACTATAATTTTTACCGGCTGCTCTGCATCTCTTAACGGCATTGCTGGTTTATCTGAATTAA GCTGTGGGAAATTTGCACTCAGAGCACTATCACAGTGCATGGCGAAAGAATTTCAACCGATGGGTATCCACATTGCGCATGTTATCATCAATGGTGTCCTTCCGCTACCAAACAG GTTGTCCTCGACGTCTATATCGACTTGGCCAtcgccatcaccatcaccatcgtCGTCAACACAGAGATCATTGACGGGTGCTGGAGGACGAGGGGAACAAAATTTAAGTCATCAGCAGCAAGTTGTTGGAATAATTGGTGGAGGAGGAGGGCGTTTGATAAACTCGGACGCGGTGGCCCAGACATGCTGGCACTTGCATGTGCAGAATCCAACTGCCTGGACCTTTGAGATTGACCTCCACTAG